One Scylla paramamosain isolate STU-SP2022 chromosome 5, ASM3559412v1, whole genome shotgun sequence genomic region harbors:
- the LOC135100985 gene encoding ras-associated and pleckstrin homology domains-containing protein 1-like, with product MGSATPSAAGVADLQVILISYEFNTRKFSMLITRRSVLPQLQQQAALGHCRQLVPLVCVLGGPEPPPPHPALTHWIPTKPLPAPLCGGGGGLRPARPGPITFRLGAKGALRLPRPDLKGFLPQEEEEEEEEEEKEARVPPRGTRQRRRRAPRPAPPGPRAPPHPPSATPVPTTASVPRPTPGATQSCPPLRPLLPLKQQQQQQQQPQQVYSWPYPPQPQQFQYPYDAAEGTDTATTTTTTATTRVIQVLPQYASTPQPHSPMTVQAGNVIQVVPGRWRWATHTWVTCGLADLPPPAGKAYQPACPPHPSQQPLCRHCRKTQST from the exons ATGGG atctgccaccccgagtgcggctggggtggcggatcttcaggtgatccttaTTTCCTATGAATTCAACACCAGGAAGTTTTCAATGCTCATCACCAGACGCAGCGTCCTACCACAGCTTCAACAGCAGGCAGCACTCGGACACTGCCGACAACTAGTCCCCT TAGTGTGTGTGCTGGGAGGACCTGAGCCACCTCCACCCCACCCTGCCCTGACACACTGGATCCCCACCAaacctctccctgcccctctctgtgggggaggaggaggtctgcgcCCCGCCCGCCCCGGCCCAATCACCTTCAGGCTTGGGGCAAAGGGTGCGCTGCGGCTGCCCCGCCCTGACCTGAAGGGCTTCctgccacaggaggaggaggaggaggaggaggaggaggagaaagaggcgcGGGTGCCCCCCCGGGGGACACGACAGCGGCGACGACGAGCCCCCCGTCCTGCACCCCCCGGCCCCCGagccccgccccacccaccATCAGCCACACCAGTCCCTACCACAGCCTCCGTCCCCCGCCCCACACCAGGAGCGACTCAGAGCTGCCCTCCGCTGCGCCCCCTGCTCCCcctaaagcagcagcagcagcagcagcaacagccacaGCAGGTGTACAGCTGGCCCTACCCTCCACAACCACAGCAG TTCCAGTACCCTTATGATGCAGCTGAGGGGACtgacactgccaccaccaccaccaccaccgccacaacaagggTTATTCAGGTGTTGCCCCAATATGCTTCAACCCCACAGCCCCACTCCCCCATGACagtgcaggcagggaatgtcatacag gtTGTTccagggaggtggaggtgggccacacacacctgggttaCCTGTGGCTTGGCTGATCTCCCTCCtccagcag GAAAAGCGTACCAGCCAGCCTGCCCACCACACCCAAGTCAACAACCACTCTGTCGTCACTGCAGAAAAACACAATCAACATGA